CGGTCGCCGGCCTCGTCATCGCTGTCCTGCTGCTCACCTGGCGGCACTGGGCGCCGCTGCTGCTCGTGGTCGGGTTCGGCGTGTCCACCCTCGGGGCGTTCATCATCTCCACGACCGTCGGGCTGTACGGCGTCAACGCGTCCTGGTCCGGCATCTACACCTGGGCAGCGGCCGTCTCGGAGGTCGTCGCGATCGTCGCCGGGCTGCTGGCGGCTCGTGCCGAGGGCTACCTGCGCTCACTCCGTCAGCGTCAGCACGGGCTCCCCGTCGGCGGTCAGCACCTCGACTGAGGCGATGTCGGCCAGCGTCGCCGACGTCGCGCCCGGGAGCCGCATGGCCTTCCCGGGAAGGGCCATCCAGGTGGCGACCTGCTCGACCCGTCCGTCGCGGGTGCGGACGACCATGGCGTACGTCGCGCCGTACGTCGCCTCGTGGTCCGGGGCGTAGGTGCACACGAGGTCGAGGCGGGTGCCCCACGCGACGCTGGTCAGGGCGAGGGTCCCGGACACCGACTCCGAGCCGACCGAGGTCATCGGCTCGCCAGGGGTGCCGCTGGGCGGGGCCGACTGGCCGGCCGGCACGGGGTCCTCGTCGAACACATTGAGTGCGACTGCCGAGCCGCCTGCGACGACCAGCGCCGCGGCTGCGGCGAGACCGACGAGCACCGTCGTACGACGTCGCTGGGAGCGCCGTGTCTCACTGACCAGCGCGGGCAGCAGCGACGGCGGCACCGGCTCGGGGGCGCCGACGGACTCCAGCACGTCCGGCGAGACCCTGGCCAGGAGGCCGGGCAGCCCGGCGAGCTCACGCACCGCTCGCGCGCAGTCCTCGCAGCCGGCCAGGTGGCGCTCGAACTCCGAGCGCTCGGCCGGCGACAGCGAGCCCAGGACGTAGGCCCCGTCGTGGTGGGCGAAGTCGCAGCTCATCGAGGTGTTCATGGACCCACCCCCATCTCCTCGAGAGCCAGCCGTAGCGCGCGCAGCGCGTAGTGCGTGCGTGACTTCACGGTGCCCTCCGGGACGCCGAGGCGCTGCGCGGCTTCGGCCACCGGGAGCCCGCGGTAGTAGCACTCCAGCAGTACGGCACGGTGGTCGGCGGACAGCTTGGTGAGTGCCTCGGCCACCAGCCACGAGAGAAGCAGCTGGTCGGTCTGGTCGTCGGTCCTGGCCACGTCGGGGACCTCGGCCACGCTGAGCTCGCTCTGCGAGCGCTTCGTGCGCCACTCGTCGATCACGATGTTGCGGGCGACCGTGAACAGCCACGCCCGGACCGAGCCCTGGGACTTCTCGAGGACCGCCGCGTTGCGCCAGGCGCGGAGCAGGGTCTCTTGCGCGACGTCCTCCGCCTGGGCGCGGTTGCCACCGGTCAGGCGCAGGCAGAAGCCCCACAGCGCAGCGGCGTGCTCGTCGTGCAGCTGCCGCATCACGACGGCTGGGCTCTCCGGCATCGAACCTCCTACGCATGACACGGGCAGCGCGTTGTCCCGGTTCAAGTGTCCTGCTGCGGAGCTCAGAACACCTTCGGCAGCTCGGAGGCGCGCCCGGTGAACTCCGGTGCGCGCTTCTCGAGGAACGCGGCCACACCTTCCTTGCCGTCGCCGATCGAGGTGAGGAACATCGCGAGCGAGTCCGACAGGTGTGCCTCGAGCGGATCGGCTGCGGCGCCGTTACGGTAGAGCAGCTGCTTGGCCAGCCCCAGCGCGACAGGGGAGCGGCCGACAACGAACGACCGCGCCAGCTCGTACGCCGCGGGCAGCAGGTCGCCGGGTTCGTGCACCGAGCGGACCAGCCGGCCGGCGAGGGCTGCCTCGGCGCTGAGAATCTCCGCGGAGTAGATCCACTCGAGTGCCTGCTGGATGCCGACGATGCGCGGCAGGAACCAGCTGGAGCAGGCCTCGGGCACGATGCCGAGCCGGCCGAACACGAAGCCGATCTTCGCCGTCGTCGACGCGAGTCGCAGGTCCATCCCCAGCGTCATGGTGGCGCCGAT
This is a stretch of genomic DNA from Nocardioides sp. InS609-2. It encodes these proteins:
- a CDS encoding sigma-70 family RNA polymerase sigma factor codes for the protein MPESPAVVMRQLHDEHAAALWGFCLRLTGGNRAQAEDVAQETLLRAWRNAAVLEKSQGSVRAWLFTVARNIVIDEWRTKRSQSELSVAEVPDVARTDDQTDQLLLSWLVAEALTKLSADHRAVLLECYYRGLPVAEAAQRLGVPEGTVKSRTHYALRALRLALEEMGVGP
- a CDS encoding crotonase/enoyl-CoA hydratase family protein, with the protein product MAYETLTWDVDGDGIATLTLSRPESLNAFDLTMARELERVFLTDARDDAVRAVVVTGAGRAFCAGMDLSAEGNVFGLDETVVPTPEDLRAHLTEAPYDEGVRDTGGRVTLAIHALPKPVIAAINGPAVGIGATMTLGMDLRLASTTAKIGFVFGRLGIVPEACSSWFLPRIVGIQQALEWIYSAEILSAEAALAGRLVRSVHEPGDLLPAAYELARSFVVGRSPVALGLAKQLLYRNGAAADPLEAHLSDSLAMFLTSIGDGKEGVAAFLEKRAPEFTGRASELPKVF
- a CDS encoding zf-HC2 domain-containing protein — translated: MNTSMSCDFAHHDGAYVLGSLSPAERSEFERHLAGCEDCARAVRELAGLPGLLARVSPDVLESVGAPEPVPPSLLPALVSETRRSQRRRTTVLVGLAAAAALVVAGGSAVALNVFDEDPVPAGQSAPPSGTPGEPMTSVGSESVSGTLALTSVAWGTRLDLVCTYAPDHEATYGATYAMVVRTRDGRVEQVATWMALPGKAMRLPGATSATLADIASVEVLTADGEPVLTLTE